A region from the Helcococcus ovis genome encodes:
- the oppC gene encoding oligopeptide ABC transporter permease OppC: MTEEKILSKENLTDDMFEFVHVSSRESEKIATPEYSYWGSVFKKFFSSKVAVFMLVVLVIVLSVSFIQPIFSGYDNLDLRYVNDRSKHFLPPSSEHLFGTDDVGRDVFNMVWAGARTSLTISFITTFITMTLGIVVGTIWGFNKKLDFYLMDFYNVISNIPYLLIVMILSYVLGGGTWQLIFALSATSWVGLAYFMRVQVLIIRDREYNMASKVLGSSTWKIIKHNILPHLISVIVTSAAARLPGYVSTEVFLGFVGVGLDEKIPSLGRTIQAHSQYMQSKSYLFILPVVVIAIITVSLYIVGQTLADASDPRNHEV, translated from the coding sequence ATGACTGAAGAAAAAATATTATCTAAAGAAAATTTAACAGATGATATGTTTGAGTTTGTTCATGTAAGCTCAAGAGAATCAGAAAAAATTGCTACTCCTGAATATTCCTATTGGGGTTCGGTATTTAAGAAATTTTTCTCGTCAAAAGTTGCGGTATTTATGTTGGTTGTTTTAGTTATTGTTTTATCTGTTTCATTTATACAGCCAATATTTTCCGGATATGATAATTTAGATTTAAGATATGTTAATGACAGATCTAAACATTTTTTACCACCAAGTTCTGAACATTTATTTGGTACTGATGATGTAGGTAGAGATGTATTTAATATGGTTTGGGCTGGAGCTAGAACAAGTTTAACAATTTCATTTATAACTACATTTATAACAATGACATTAGGTATTGTTGTAGGAACTATTTGGGGATTTAATAAAAAATTAGATTTCTATTTAATGGATTTTTACAATGTTATATCCAATATCCCATATTTACTGATAGTTATGATACTTTCGTATGTATTGGGAGGTGGTACGTGGCAATTGATTTTTGCTTTGTCTGCAACGTCATGGGTTGGACTTGCATATTTCATGAGAGTTCAAGTTTTAATTATTCGTGATAGAGAATATAATATGGCATCTAAAGTTTTGGGTTCAAGTACATGGAAGATTATTAAACATAACATTTTGCCACATTTAATTTCAGTAATTGTAACTTCAGCTGCTGCAAGATTGCCGGGATACGTTTCGACAGAAGTATTTTTAGGTTTTGTTGGGGTAGGTTTAGATGAAAAAATACCATCCTTAGGGAGAACGATACAAGCTCACTCACAATATATGCAATCTAAGTCATATTTGTTTATATTACCGGTTGTTGTTATTGCTATAATAACAGTTTCTTTATATATTGTAGGACAAACATTGGCTGATGCTAGTGATCCACGTAACCATGAAGTTTAG